Proteins co-encoded in one Gammaproteobacteria bacterium genomic window:
- a CDS encoding zf-TFIIB domain-containing protein gives MKCPACIQQKMVPVRLEYGLPAMSCVDCRGVLVSILSYRDWLDRQPEFTKTDTQHELQEVKNTKQVITCPKCYKLMTKYRFSSKVDNQIDLCKDCGDVWFDNGEWKMLEDLGIKDHFTVIFNTPWQVRIREQEFQQDYLVKLEDQLGEQDFKTITKLKAWIDKHNKKHDIIHYLKKDLLL, from the coding sequence GTGAAATGTCCTGCATGCATACAGCAAAAAATGGTCCCAGTGCGTTTGGAGTACGGATTACCCGCCATGTCGTGCGTGGATTGCCGCGGGGTTTTGGTTAGTATATTGTCCTATCGCGACTGGCTGGATCGTCAGCCGGAGTTCACTAAAACCGATACTCAGCACGAATTACAAGAAGTTAAAAACACCAAACAGGTCATCACATGCCCGAAATGCTACAAATTGATGACCAAATACCGTTTTTCTTCCAAGGTGGATAATCAGATCGACTTGTGCAAGGACTGCGGCGATGTGTGGTTTGATAATGGTGAATGGAAAATGCTTGAGGATCTGGGCATCAAGGATCATTTCACGGTAATTTTTAACACGCCCTGGCAAGTGCGTATTCGTGAACAAGAATTCCAACAAGATTATTTGGTAAAGCTGGAAGATCAATTAGGCGAGCAAGATTTTAAAACCATCACCAAGCTCAAGGCCTGGATTGACAAGCACAATAAAAAACATGACATTATTCATTATCTGAAAAAAGACCTTTTGTTATGA
- a CDS encoding energy transducer TonB yields MSKRILLLFCVVVLTACETPQENMNIEPAVMVKKAKPVYPPKALAEGIEGWAWVRYTVTDKGTVINPVITSSSQPDVFDASALLAIYQFQYTPRHVNGKPTSITGMSYRFEYDLDKYPENYHQE; encoded by the coding sequence ATGTCTAAGCGAATATTATTACTTTTTTGTGTTGTTGTATTAACGGCTTGCGAAACTCCGCAAGAGAACATGAACATTGAACCGGCGGTGATGGTTAAAAAAGCGAAACCCGTTTACCCGCCTAAAGCATTGGCGGAAGGCATTGAAGGCTGGGCCTGGGTTCGCTATACCGTCACTGATAAAGGCACGGTTATAAATCCGGTGATAACAAGCAGCAGTCAGCCGGATGTGTTCGACGCTTCCGCTTTATTAGCCATTTATCAGTTTCAATACACGCCCAGGCATGTCAATGGCAAGCCGACCTCGATTACCGGTATGAGTTACCGGTTTGAATACGACCTGGATAAATATCCGGAAAATTACCATCAAGAATAA
- a CDS encoding 2OG-Fe(II) oxygenase, with product MTNSLQNVVNVIKHPLSDADFQVECKNILDKNGVLLLPDFLTRNSIESIRREGLQQQHLAYFSERTHNIYLSEPDSNFPDRHPRNRQITSTKGCITTDQIPQDSCLHLLYNSNEFKSFLCSVLNEKALHPYADSMSSINLHYADKGQQLGWHFDNSSFAITLLIQEPQSGGEFEYVKDVRDADAGDVNYAIATRVLDGEITAKKLSLKAGTLLLFRGRNAMHRVTPVIGETTRMLVVLAYNSEPGIALSKSARMTFYGRV from the coding sequence ATGACCAATTCCTTACAAAATGTTGTAAATGTTATAAAACACCCACTGAGTGATGCGGATTTTCAGGTGGAGTGTAAAAATATTCTCGATAAAAATGGTGTATTGTTGTTACCTGATTTTCTGACCAGGAATTCGATCGAATCAATTCGACGTGAAGGCTTGCAACAACAGCATTTAGCGTACTTTTCAGAACGCACGCATAATATTTATTTATCCGAGCCAGATTCAAACTTTCCAGACCGGCATCCTCGAAACCGGCAAATAACTTCCACCAAAGGGTGTATTACCACCGACCAGATCCCGCAAGACTCGTGCTTGCATTTATTGTATAACTCCAATGAATTCAAGAGCTTTCTGTGTTCGGTTTTGAATGAAAAGGCTTTGCATCCTTATGCCGATTCGATGTCATCCATCAACTTGCATTATGCGGATAAAGGACAGCAATTGGGATGGCATTTTGATAATTCATCATTCGCGATTACTTTATTAATTCAGGAACCGCAAAGTGGCGGTGAGTTTGAGTATGTTAAAGATGTACGTGATGCAGATGCGGGAGATGTGAATTATGCAATCGCTACCAGGGTTTTGGATGGTGAAATTACTGCGAAAAAATTAAGCTTGAAAGCAGGTACTTTATTATTGTTTCGAGGTCGCAATGCAATGCATCGTGTAACCCCGGTTATAGGCGAAACAACACGAATGTTGGTTGTGCTAGCCTATAACTCGGAGCCAGGAATTGCCTTATCCAAATCAGCAAGAATGACTTTTTATGGAAGAGTATGA
- a CDS encoding alpha/beta hydrolase translates to MSAAAPSMQDWQAMGEYHRLSLPGLGRHELFVIDTGETDKPVLCILHGYPTSSYDYWKALPILRQHYRVIMHDHLGFGLSDKPVAYGYQLIDQASFALELWKQLGVQSMHLLAHDYGTSVATEIIHRHNHKELDISIENVTLCNGSMHIELSQLRPIQKLLKSRFVGPLIARLASKRTLKRNFQRIYSDASKVDDQELDAIWAMMLHNNGRRVLARVTRYIDQRYTHWDRWIGALRETQLPMHILWAEDDPVAVVEMAQVISDETRNSRKTILSGLGHFPMLENAQVWTSHI, encoded by the coding sequence ATGAGCGCAGCTGCGCCATCTATGCAGGACTGGCAAGCCATGGGTGAATATCATCGGCTTTCCTTACCCGGTCTTGGTAGGCATGAGTTGTTTGTTATTGATACTGGCGAGACCGACAAACCGGTCTTGTGTATTTTGCACGGCTACCCCACGTCCAGTTACGACTACTGGAAAGCTTTGCCAATTCTCAGGCAACACTATCGCGTGATCATGCACGACCACCTCGGTTTTGGTTTATCCGACAAACCTGTCGCATACGGGTACCAATTGATCGATCAAGCCTCTTTTGCCTTAGAGCTCTGGAAGCAATTGGGGGTGCAAAGCATGCACCTCTTGGCGCACGACTACGGCACCAGCGTGGCCACAGAGATTATCCATCGCCACAATCATAAGGAACTGGATATTTCTATCGAAAATGTCACCTTATGCAATGGCAGTATGCATATTGAGTTATCGCAACTACGCCCGATCCAAAAATTGCTCAAAAGTCGTTTTGTGGGCCCGTTGATTGCACGATTGGCCAGCAAGCGCACGCTTAAACGCAATTTTCAGCGCATCTATTCCGATGCCAGCAAAGTGGATGACCAAGAACTCGATGCCATCTGGGCCATGATGTTGCATAATAACGGCCGGCGAGTGTTGGCCAGGGTGACCCGATACATTGATCAACGCTATACCCACTGGGATCGCTGGATAGGAGCTTTGCGCGAGACTCAATTGCCAATGCATATTTTATGGGCTGAAGATGATCCGGTGGCGGTGGTGGAAATGGCGCAGGTTATTTCCGACGAGACCAGGAACAGTCGCAAAACCATATTGTCAGGCCTGGGACACTTTCCGATGTTGGAAAATGCTCAAGTCTGGACAAGTCATATTTGA
- a CDS encoding class I SAM-dependent methyltransferase, with protein MRPWLYSILILTLLLSACGKNEPAKTEYIESTPKVITIRESLQMAIDGEHRSDKNRARDQYRHPAATLEFFGVKPESTVVELWPGSGWYSEILGPYLRDKGTFYAASFGNVKEPEYRGRLHNSLLNKFATATEVYGKPNVTTLNPPLQTLLAPSNTADFVLTFRNVHNWTKGEVDKKVFQAAYQALKPGGVFGVVEHRAPEGRAVEDMMTSGYMTESYVIELAESVGFKLAGKSEVNANPKDTAEHEKGVWTLPPSLRLKDVDRDKYLAIGESDRMTLKFVKPAKM; from the coding sequence ATGCGACCATGGCTATATTCCATTCTAATTCTTACTCTGCTGTTGAGCGCTTGTGGTAAAAACGAGCCGGCAAAAACCGAGTACATTGAAAGCACCCCGAAAGTCATCACCATTCGCGAGTCATTGCAAATGGCTATTGATGGTGAGCATCGCTCCGACAAAAATCGTGCACGTGACCAGTATCGACATCCTGCCGCAACCCTGGAATTTTTCGGGGTTAAACCCGAATCCACGGTGGTTGAGCTATGGCCCGGCAGTGGCTGGTATTCGGAGATCTTGGGGCCGTATTTACGCGACAAAGGAACCTTTTATGCCGCAAGTTTTGGCAATGTCAAAGAACCGGAGTATCGCGGGCGTTTACACAATAGTCTACTGAACAAATTCGCCACAGCTACCGAAGTTTATGGCAAACCCAATGTCACCACGCTTAATCCACCATTACAAACCTTGTTGGCACCATCCAATACAGCCGACTTTGTTCTGACATTCCGCAATGTACATAACTGGACCAAAGGCGAAGTGGATAAAAAAGTTTTCCAGGCTGCTTATCAGGCTCTTAAACCCGGTGGCGTATTCGGCGTGGTCGAACATCGTGCCCCCGAAGGTCGTGCGGTTGAAGATATGATGACCTCGGGTTACATGACCGAATCCTACGTGATCGAACTGGCTGAAAGTGTTGGATTTAAACTCGCGGGTAAGTCTGAAGTGAACGCCAATCCAAAAGATACTGCCGAGCATGAAAAAGGTGTCTGGACACTGCCACCAAGTTTACGTTTGAAGGATGTGGATCGAGACAAGTATCTGGCGATTGGTGAAAGTGATCGCATGACCTTGAAGTTTGTGAAACCGGCGAAGATGTAA